In Tolypothrix sp. NIES-4075, the following proteins share a genomic window:
- a CDS encoding DUF3153 domain-containing protein: MNLSALAKSFARLRFVFFVLLASLLLSGCVQYEAGVNFENSNRGELVQHIKLAERLTSFSGDSVYEWLNSIERRARKEEGKVRRLSQSEIIVTIPFSNGEELQTKFNEFFNPNINQKTEVKGTSDSELPKIESNLLLFQNNFLLLVRNRLIYDVDLRSLSLIASNGNVLANAGSILDLEFSLKTPWGAKIIQETEQAIAYSRAEGIAPEKSQNKLVWKLIPGQLNHIEAVFWLPSPLGIGSLLIILFVAGGLYLRYTFMPDPSIQFTADSANSSQ; encoded by the coding sequence ATGAATTTATCGGCTTTAGCAAAAAGCTTTGCACGGCTAAGATTTGTCTTTTTCGTACTCTTAGCATCCCTGCTGCTATCTGGTTGCGTACAGTATGAAGCGGGGGTAAACTTTGAAAACTCGAATCGCGGTGAACTGGTGCAGCATATTAAGTTAGCAGAACGACTTACCAGTTTTAGCGGTGACTCAGTATACGAATGGTTAAATAGCATCGAACGCCGCGCCCGCAAAGAAGAAGGCAAAGTACGGCGACTTTCTCAATCAGAAATTATCGTCACAATTCCCTTCAGTAATGGTGAAGAATTACAAACGAAGTTTAACGAATTTTTCAATCCCAACATTAATCAAAAAACTGAAGTTAAAGGCACATCTGATTCAGAATTGCCAAAAATTGAGTCAAACTTACTTTTGTTTCAAAACAATTTTTTACTGTTAGTGCGGAATCGGTTGATTTACGATGTGGATTTGCGATCGCTTTCTCTAATTGCCAGCAATGGTAACGTTTTAGCGAATGCAGGCTCGATTCTCGATTTAGAATTTAGCTTGAAAACTCCTTGGGGGGCAAAAATCATTCAAGAAACTGAGCAGGCGATCGCGTACTCGCGTGCCGAAGGTATCGCTCCGGAAAAAAGTCAAAATAAACTGGTATGGAAACTCATCCCCGGTCAATTAAACCACATTGAAGCAGTTTTCTGGCTTCCCAGTCCCCTCGGTATTGGTAGTTTGTTGATTATTTTGTTTGTTGCCGGTGGACTTTATCTAAGGTATACTTTTATGCCAGACCCCAGCATTCAATTTACTGCTGATTCAGCTAATTCATCACAGTAA